A stretch of the Haloarcula ordinaria genome encodes the following:
- the urtB gene encoding urea ABC transporter, permease protein UrtB, which yields MVNGVNLFFQFLDSFGFIVLAAIGLAVIFGMMGVINLAHGELIMIGAYGTTLVANAGAPLVLAMAAGVLAAAVAGFIIERLIVKRLYHRPLDSMVATWALGLALTQVVRIIFGNSLSSIGLPFGAIRFGAFSYSMYRTVLSVVALALLVGAYLVFTRTEFGIRARATIQDADTARAMGVDTDRMYTSTFVIGCALAGLTGALYAPALSIVPGMGSTFLVEAFVAVVTGGTSVLLGTTLAAGVLGSADALFTNLYGTFIGQVAMLIVAISILRFLPTGLSGALEGLREQLRGDN from the coding sequence ATGGTAAATGGGGTAAACCTGTTTTTCCAGTTCCTCGACAGCTTCGGCTTCATCGTGCTGGCTGCCATCGGTCTGGCAGTTATCTTCGGCATGATGGGTGTCATCAACCTCGCACACGGAGAACTGATCATGATCGGCGCGTACGGGACCACCCTCGTGGCTAATGCGGGCGCGCCACTCGTACTCGCGATGGCTGCTGGTGTGCTCGCAGCAGCCGTTGCCGGATTCATCATCGAGCGGCTCATCGTCAAGCGGCTCTATCATCGACCACTTGACTCGATGGTCGCGACGTGGGCCTTGGGGCTGGCGCTCACACAGGTCGTCCGTATAATCTTCGGGAACTCGCTGTCAAGTATCGGACTCCCGTTCGGGGCAATCCGCTTCGGCGCGTTCTCTTACTCGATGTACCGGACGGTGCTGTCGGTCGTCGCGTTGGCCCTCCTCGTCGGTGCCTACCTCGTGTTCACTCGCACCGAGTTCGGTATCAGAGCCCGTGCGACTATCCAGGATGCTGACACTGCGCGTGCGATGGGAGTCGACACCGACCGAATGTACACGTCGACCTTCGTCATCGGTTGCGCGCTGGCCGGACTCACCGGAGCGCTGTACGCCCCGGCGCTCTCGATCGTTCCCGGGATGGGGTCGACGTTCCTGGTCGAGGCGTTCGTGGCCGTCGTCACCGGCGGGACCTCTGTCCTGCTCGGGACGACGCTGGCCGCAGGCGTGCTGGGTTCAGCCGACGCCCTGTTCACCAACCTCTACGGTACCTTCATCGGGCAGGTCGCGATGCTCATCGTCGCCATCAGCATCCTTCGGTTCCTCCCGACCGGCCTCTCCGGTGCGCTGGAGGGCCTCCGAGAACAGCTTCGGGGTGACAATTGA
- a CDS encoding urease subunit beta: protein MTDGLVPGETVPGDGTVTLNEGRETAEVTVGNTGDRPVQVGSHFHFFEANAALEFDRKAAYGMRLNIPAGTAIRFEPGDEQTVDLVAIGGKRVAHGMNGMVDGSVDGDPSEALERLRAAGFGDTGTAGDE from the coding sequence ATGACCGACGGACTCGTCCCCGGTGAGACCGTCCCCGGCGACGGTACCGTGACACTGAACGAGGGGCGCGAGACGGCCGAGGTCACCGTCGGCAACACCGGCGATAGGCCAGTGCAGGTCGGCTCGCACTTCCACTTTTTCGAGGCCAACGCCGCCCTCGAGTTCGACCGGAAGGCCGCCTACGGGATGCGACTGAACATCCCCGCCGGGACGGCCATCCGGTTCGAACCCGGCGACGAACAGACCGTCGACCTGGTCGCCATCGGGGGCAAGCGCGTCGCCCACGGGATGAACGGGATGGTCGACGGGAGCGTCGACGGTGACCCGAGCGAGGCGCTGGAGCGCCTCCGGGCAGCGGGCTTCGGGGACACCGGCACAGCGGGGGACGAATGA
- the ureC gene encoding urease subunit alpha: MTRDIDRQNYAELYGPTVGDKVRLGDTELFAEVEEDYRTHGDEAVFGGGKTLRDGLGMAPGVTQEEGALDWVITNATVIDPVLGIVTGDIGIRNGEIVGVGKAGNPDTMDGVDMVVGPSTDAYPAEGKIATAGGLDIHIHWNSAQLHEHALASGITTMLGGGYGGGATTCTTGPENIKRFLQAAEEWPVNVGFYGKGNASDPAPLREQVEAGACALKLHEDWGSMPAAIDTALDVAEDEDVQVCMHTDTLNEAGFVENTFAAVDGRTMHLFHIEGAGGGHAPDIMEMVGEPNMLPSSTNPSMPYTDNTFDEHLDMVMVCHHLNPDVPEDVAFAESRVRAETIAAEDVLHDMGAISMMTSDSQAMGRMAEVISRTWQTASKMKSQRGPLPEDEGSEADNHRIKRYIAKYTINPAIAAGIDDYVGTLEPGKMADICLWDPAFFGVKPAMTFKGGFPVHSEMGEANGSLMTCEPILQRERAGAVGKAKHGLSLSFVSPAAAEAGVGEEYGLDTPVVPVKGTRTPGKDDMVYNSYCPDDIEVDAETFAVEVDGETVTCEPSSELPLAQRYML, translated from the coding sequence ATGACCCGCGACATCGACCGACAGAACTACGCCGAACTGTACGGTCCGACCGTCGGTGACAAGGTCCGACTCGGCGATACGGAGCTGTTCGCCGAGGTCGAAGAGGACTACCGGACCCACGGCGACGAGGCGGTCTTCGGCGGCGGGAAGACGCTGCGGGACGGCCTGGGGATGGCCCCGGGCGTCACCCAGGAAGAGGGTGCACTGGACTGGGTCATCACGAACGCGACGGTCATCGACCCCGTGCTGGGAATCGTCACCGGCGACATCGGCATCCGGAACGGCGAGATCGTCGGCGTCGGCAAAGCGGGCAATCCCGACACGATGGACGGCGTCGACATGGTCGTCGGCCCGTCGACCGACGCCTACCCCGCCGAGGGGAAGATTGCCACCGCGGGCGGCCTGGACATCCACATCCACTGGAACTCAGCCCAGCTGCACGAACACGCCCTCGCCTCCGGCATCACGACGATGCTCGGCGGCGGCTACGGCGGCGGCGCGACCACCTGCACGACCGGCCCGGAGAACATCAAGCGCTTCCTGCAGGCCGCCGAGGAGTGGCCGGTCAACGTCGGCTTCTACGGCAAGGGCAACGCCTCGGACCCCGCCCCCCTGCGCGAGCAGGTCGAAGCCGGAGCCTGTGCGCTGAAACTCCACGAGGACTGGGGGTCGATGCCGGCGGCTATCGACACCGCGCTCGACGTCGCCGAGGACGAGGACGTCCAGGTCTGTATGCACACGGACACGCTCAACGAGGCCGGCTTCGTGGAGAACACCTTCGCGGCGGTCGACGGCCGGACGATGCACCTGTTCCACATCGAGGGCGCCGGCGGGGGCCACGCACCGGACATCATGGAGATGGTCGGCGAGCCCAACATGCTGCCCTCGTCGACAAATCCCTCGATGCCATACACCGACAACACGTTCGACGAGCACCTGGACATGGTGATGGTGTGTCACCACCTCAATCCGGACGTCCCCGAAGACGTGGCCTTCGCCGAGTCCCGCGTGCGAGCCGAGACCATCGCCGCCGAGGACGTCCTGCACGACATGGGGGCTATCTCGATGATGACGTCGGACTCCCAGGCGATGGGGCGGATGGCCGAGGTCATCTCCCGGACGTGGCAGACCGCCTCGAAGATGAAGTCACAGCGCGGCCCGCTCCCCGAGGACGAGGGCAGCGAGGCGGACAACCACCGTATCAAGCGCTACATCGCGAAGTACACCATCAACCCGGCCATCGCGGCGGGCATCGACGATTACGTCGGGACGCTCGAACCGGGCAAGATGGCCGACATCTGCCTGTGGGACCCGGCGTTCTTCGGGGTCAAGCCCGCGATGACGTTCAAGGGCGGCTTCCCGGTCCACTCGGAGATGGGCGAGGCCAACGGGTCGCTGATGACCTGCGAGCCCATCCTCCAGCGCGAACGCGCCGGCGCGGTCGGCAAGGCCAAACACGGTCTCTCGCTCTCGTTCGTCTCCCCGGCGGCCGCCGAGGCCGGCGTCGGCGAGGAGTACGGGCTCGACACGCCGGTCGTCCCGGTCAAGGGCACTCGAACGCCGGGCAAGGACGACATGGTGTACAACAGCTACTGTCCGGACGACATCGAGGTCGACGCCGAGACGTTCGCCGTCGAAGTCGACGGCGAGACCGTCACCTGCGAACCGTCGTCCGAACTGCCACTCGCACAGCGATACATGCTATGA
- a CDS encoding ABC transporter ATP-binding protein: MTPDTETTEQSGSGTGPNVRKTPAADSTGVDTSTLLQTEGLTKRFGGLTAIDSVDFAIEEGELRCLIGPNGAGKSTLLKLITGRHDATEGRIYYDGADVTEFSPHERVRRGIGIKFQSPAVFDSLTSSENIRMAIQRTEDGDFSDSIRSTLERVGLADKGDVLASDLSHGQQQRLEIGMTIALSPSLLLLDEPVAGLSMEEREEIADLVRTLNDDGLTLIVIEHDIDFVDRIADQVTVLNQGEIFQEGSIDEIRSNEEVRRIYLGDA; encoded by the coding sequence ATGACCCCAGATACCGAAACGACAGAACAGTCCGGCTCCGGCACTGGGCCGAACGTTCGAAAGACACCAGCCGCCGACTCGACCGGCGTCGACACGTCGACGCTCCTGCAGACCGAAGGGCTGACCAAACGCTTCGGTGGCCTCACCGCTATCGACAGCGTCGACTTCGCCATCGAGGAGGGGGAACTCCGGTGTCTCATCGGTCCCAACGGCGCCGGAAAATCGACCCTGTTGAAACTCATCACCGGCCGCCACGACGCGACCGAAGGTCGCATCTATTACGATGGGGCCGACGTGACTGAGTTCAGCCCTCACGAACGCGTTCGACGAGGCATCGGAATCAAGTTCCAGTCGCCAGCGGTCTTCGACTCGCTCACCTCCTCGGAGAACATCCGCATGGCGATCCAGCGAACTGAGGACGGCGACTTCTCTGACAGCATCCGTTCGACGCTCGAACGCGTCGGATTAGCCGATAAGGGCGACGTCCTCGCCTCGGATCTCTCACACGGCCAGCAGCAACGGCTCGAGATCGGGATGACGATCGCACTCTCCCCCTCGCTGCTGTTGCTCGACGAACCCGTCGCTGGCCTCTCGATGGAGGAGCGCGAGGAAATCGCGGACCTGGTCCGCACCCTCAACGACGACGGCCTCACGCTCATCGTTATCGAACACGACATCGATTTCGTCGACCGTATCGCCGACCAGGTAACGGTGCTGAACCAGGGAGAGATCTTCCAGGAGGGGAGTATCGACGAGATACGGTCGAACGAAGAAGTGCGCCGAATCTACTTAGGAGATGCCTGA
- a CDS encoding urea ABC transporter substrate-binding protein: MSDRLVSRRGFLSSSAVLAGTALAGCSGGSASSDDTIKIGVIEDRSGNFALVGDPKHKASLLAIEEINNNGGIDGKQIEVFDPDPQSDNQRYQELTSRAIREEEVDVLWAGYSSATREAIRPTIDRNEQLYFYTTQYEGGVCDKYTFAVGPTARQQLGSVLPYLREEFGPDIYTIAADYNFGQLSADWVKVLANENDANVLGEEFIPLSETDFSSTINNIQEADPDFVMSMLVGANHTSFYEQKASAGLDVPIGTSTAMAQGYEHRRLDPPAMANIYAGVNYMEEVPTESNTGDGGFVDRYYEMYPDAPYLNEEAETNYFSTYMYKQAVEQAGTVEQPEVIDALESGISLGSERAPEAPEGETIELDGATHHVDHHMWVMRADDQHNTEAMENRKIPEQFLSNTVGCDLREETETTQYTPVDYFEEAQ, translated from the coding sequence ATGAGTGACCGCCTCGTCAGTCGCCGTGGATTCCTCTCGTCGTCGGCGGTTCTCGCGGGGACGGCCCTCGCTGGGTGTTCCGGTGGGTCCGCCTCCAGCGACGACACCATCAAGATTGGCGTCATTGAAGACCGCTCGGGCAATTTCGCACTGGTCGGCGATCCGAAACACAAGGCGTCGCTGCTGGCTATCGAGGAGATCAACAACAATGGCGGGATCGACGGCAAACAGATTGAGGTGTTCGACCCCGACCCACAGTCCGACAACCAGCGATACCAGGAACTGACCTCCCGGGCGATACGGGAGGAGGAAGTCGACGTCCTCTGGGCAGGCTATTCGTCGGCCACCCGAGAGGCCATCCGCCCGACCATCGACCGCAACGAACAGCTATACTTCTACACGACCCAGTACGAGGGCGGCGTCTGTGACAAGTACACGTTCGCAGTCGGGCCGACGGCCCGGCAACAACTCGGCAGCGTCCTTCCATACCTGCGCGAGGAATTCGGGCCGGACATCTACACCATTGCAGCCGACTACAACTTCGGCCAGCTGAGCGCGGACTGGGTGAAGGTTCTGGCCAACGAGAACGACGCCAACGTCCTCGGTGAGGAGTTCATCCCGCTCTCGGAGACGGACTTCAGTTCGACGATCAATAACATCCAGGAGGCCGACCCCGACTTCGTGATGTCGATGCTCGTCGGCGCGAACCACACCTCCTTCTACGAACAGAAGGCCTCGGCCGGGCTCGACGTACCGATTGGGACCTCGACGGCGATGGCACAGGGGTACGAGCACCGGCGGCTCGACCCCCCAGCGATGGCGAACATCTACGCCGGTGTCAACTACATGGAGGAGGTCCCGACCGAAAGCAACACCGGCGACGGCGGGTTCGTCGACCGGTACTACGAGATGTACCCCGACGCCCCGTACCTCAACGAGGAGGCAGAGACCAACTACTTCTCGACGTACATGTACAAGCAGGCCGTCGAACAGGCCGGCACCGTCGAGCAGCCGGAGGTCATCGACGCCCTCGAATCGGGTATCTCGCTGGGGTCCGAGCGCGCGCCGGAGGCCCCCGAGGGCGAGACCATCGAGCTGGACGGGGCGACCCACCACGTCGACCACCACATGTGGGTCATGCGGGCCGACGACCAGCACAACACCGAAGCCATGGAGAACCGCAAGATCCCCGAACAGTTCCTCTCGAACACGGTCGGCTGTGACCTCCGGGAGGAGACCGAGACCACGCAGTACACGCCGGTCGACTACTTCGAGGAGGCCCAATAG
- the atzF gene encoding allophanate hydrolase, which yields MTDVPAAFDVGTLQRAYRERDLTPRAVVETALSRADSDEPRNVWIDRYDRRARERADELASVDPSAYPLYGVPFALKDNVDVAGRPTTAACPDYEYVPEASATVVERLLEAGAILLGKTNMDQFATGLVGTRSPYGACRNAHDRSLISGGSSSGSGVAVARGHVSFALGTDTAGSGRVPAALNGVVGYKPTRGLISTEGVVPACRTLDCVAVFATTVDDARQVGDLLVGHDTADPYSRPVADECSLTGPAPDTPRVGVFEHTEHFGDDAAAALFDTAVERTEDAGAAVVTVPEEPFRETAKLLYGGPWVAERFSVVGDLLEDDPDAVLDITRDIISEGADYSAVDTFEAMYRLQEHRGRVREVFADIDFLLTPTTGTTYTVEAVRDAPRETNGNLGHYTDYVNLLDLSAVSVPAGTRPDGAHLGVTLVGTADGDAPLLSFAERIVPDTERAVPTRTDA from the coding sequence ATGACCGACGTGCCTGCGGCATTCGACGTCGGGACACTCCAGCGCGCCTATCGAGAGCGCGACCTCACGCCGCGTGCAGTCGTCGAGACGGCGCTGTCCCGCGCTGACAGCGACGAACCGCGAAACGTCTGGATCGACCGGTACGACAGACGGGCTCGCGAGCGTGCCGACGAACTCGCCTCGGTGGATCCGTCCGCCTACCCGCTGTACGGCGTCCCGTTCGCGCTCAAAGACAACGTCGACGTGGCTGGTCGGCCGACGACCGCTGCCTGTCCGGACTACGAGTACGTTCCCGAGGCTAGCGCGACGGTCGTCGAACGCCTGCTCGAGGCCGGGGCGATTCTGCTCGGCAAGACGAATATGGACCAGTTCGCTACTGGACTGGTCGGCACACGGAGTCCGTACGGCGCCTGCCGGAACGCACACGACCGGTCGCTCATCTCGGGCGGGTCCAGCTCCGGCTCAGGCGTCGCGGTCGCCCGGGGACACGTGTCGTTCGCTCTTGGGACCGACACGGCTGGGTCAGGGCGCGTCCCGGCTGCGCTGAACGGGGTCGTCGGCTACAAGCCGACGCGCGGACTCATAAGCACCGAGGGCGTCGTCCCCGCGTGCCGGACGCTCGACTGTGTGGCGGTCTTCGCGACAACTGTCGACGATGCCAGGCAGGTCGGCGACTTGCTCGTCGGCCACGACACCGCAGACCCGTACTCGCGCCCCGTCGCCGACGAGTGCTCCCTGACTGGTCCTGCACCGGACACGCCGCGTGTCGGGGTCTTCGAACACACCGAGCACTTCGGGGACGATGCCGCTGCGGCGCTGTTCGACACTGCCGTCGAGCGGACCGAAGACGCTGGCGCGGCGGTCGTCACTGTCCCCGAAGAACCGTTCCGGGAGACCGCGAAACTACTGTACGGTGGGCCCTGGGTCGCCGAGCGCTTCTCGGTCGTCGGCGACCTCCTCGAGGACGACCCCGACGCTGTGCTCGATATCACTCGTGACATCATCTCGGAGGGCGCGGACTACTCCGCCGTCGACACCTTCGAGGCCATGTATCGGCTGCAGGAACATCGCGGCCGGGTTCGAGAGGTATTCGCTGATATCGACTTCCTCCTGACGCCGACGACCGGTACCACGTACACCGTCGAGGCCGTGCGAGACGCGCCCCGTGAGACGAACGGGAACCTCGGGCACTACACAGACTACGTCAACCTCCTCGACCTGTCGGCGGTTTCCGTGCCGGCAGGGACCCGACCTGACGGTGCTCATCTGGGCGTGACACTGGTCGGTACTGCCGACGGCGACGCCCCGCTGCTCTCGTTTGCCGAACGCATCGTCCCCGACACCGAACGAGCGGTTCCCACGAGGACCGATGCCTGA
- a CDS encoding urease subunit beta: MSEPRVPGEVYPRGDGVTINEGRETAEVTVSNTGDRPVQVGSHFHFFEANAALEFDREAAFGMRLDVPAGTAVRFEPGDERSVDLVAVGGNRVMSGMNALVDGPLDESTKAAALERAREGGYGGL; encoded by the coding sequence GTGAGCGAGCCACGGGTTCCCGGTGAAGTGTATCCGCGCGGCGACGGCGTCACGATCAACGAGGGCCGCGAGACAGCCGAGGTGACCGTCAGTAACACCGGTGACAGGCCGGTGCAGGTCGGCTCGCACTTCCACTTCTTCGAGGCCAACGCCGCCCTCGAGTTCGACCGCGAGGCCGCCTTCGGGATGCGACTGGACGTCCCCGCCGGGACCGCGGTCCGGTTCGAACCCGGCGACGAGCGCTCGGTCGACCTGGTCGCCGTCGGCGGCAACCGTGTGATGTCGGGGATGAACGCGCTGGTCGACGGCCCGCTGGACGAGTCGACGAAGGCGGCGGCACTCGAACGCGCCCGCGAGGGCGGCTACGGGGGGCTCTGA
- a CDS encoding amidase: MTPSFDPLETTVAEIHEAMQDGEVTSRELVDWYLDRIDAYDRDGPTLNSVVTVNEDARARAAELDEALADRGLVGPLHGIPVLVKDQAETAGLRTTFGSAVFDDYVPETDATVVKELKEAGAIVLAKTNLCDWAASWFGYSSAIGRTKNPYVLDRDPGGSSAGTGAGVAANLGVVGIGEDTGGSVRLPAGYCNLFGMRVTTGLVSRTGFSPLVTRQDTPGPMTRTAADLARLLDTITGYDDTDGWTGANAGVADQSFTEALDPDALDGARIGVLRQALGDESNPESAPVTAVFEDALSTLEDAGATLVDPVSIPDLDQQLDDTSLYVLQSKHDINEFLDGRANVPADSVADIAAAGGCHELVSDLFTAMLDGPADPSAVPEYWEGVGAQGRLQRDILQVHAEHDLDAIVFPDAPVLPPTEQQLRDGTYSTMGFPTNTVIASQSGCPAVSVPGGLTDDGVPVGLELMGVPYDDHALVALASAYDQVADTREPPATVLSDD, from the coding sequence ATGACTCCATCATTCGACCCGTTAGAGACGACCGTTGCAGAGATCCACGAGGCCATGCAGGACGGCGAAGTTACGAGTCGCGAACTCGTCGACTGGTACCTCGACCGCATCGACGCCTACGACCGCGACGGACCGACGCTCAACAGTGTCGTCACCGTCAACGAAGATGCGCGGGCTCGCGCGGCAGAGCTCGACGAGGCACTCGCGGACCGCGGGCTCGTCGGTCCGCTCCACGGCATCCCCGTACTCGTCAAGGACCAGGCCGAGACGGCCGGCCTACGGACGACGTTCGGGTCTGCGGTGTTCGACGACTACGTGCCCGAGACAGACGCGACGGTGGTGAAAGAGCTCAAGGAAGCTGGCGCTATCGTGCTGGCGAAGACGAACCTCTGTGACTGGGCTGCGTCCTGGTTCGGCTACTCGTCGGCCATCGGTCGCACGAAGAACCCCTACGTGCTCGACCGGGACCCCGGCGGTTCCAGCGCCGGGACCGGTGCCGGGGTCGCGGCCAACCTCGGCGTGGTCGGTATCGGCGAGGACACCGGGGGGTCGGTCCGGCTGCCCGCCGGCTACTGCAACCTCTTTGGCATGCGTGTCACGACCGGCCTCGTGAGTCGGACCGGCTTTTCTCCGCTCGTGACCCGCCAAGACACCCCCGGACCGATGACCCGGACGGCAGCGGACCTCGCTCGCTTGCTCGATACTATCACCGGCTACGACGACACTGACGGCTGGACGGGCGCAAACGCCGGCGTGGCGGACCAGTCGTTCACCGAGGCGCTCGACCCGGACGCGCTCGACGGTGCGCGTATCGGCGTGCTCCGGCAGGCACTCGGCGACGAGAGCAACCCCGAGTCAGCCCCGGTAACCGCCGTCTTCGAGGATGCGCTCTCGACGCTCGAGGACGCGGGGGCTACGCTCGTCGACCCGGTCAGCATCCCGGACCTCGACCAGCAGCTGGACGACACGTCACTCTACGTCCTGCAGAGCAAACACGATATCAACGAGTTCCTCGACGGGCGGGCGAACGTTCCGGCGGACTCCGTCGCGGATATCGCGGCTGCCGGTGGTTGTCACGAACTCGTCTCTGACCTGTTCACGGCGATGCTCGACGGGCCGGCAGACCCGTCTGCGGTCCCCGAGTACTGGGAGGGCGTCGGCGCACAGGGGCGACTGCAGCGAGACATCCTGCAGGTCCACGCCGAACACGACCTCGACGCCATCGTGTTCCCCGACGCGCCGGTGTTGCCCCCGACCGAACAGCAACTCAGGGACGGGACCTACTCGACGATGGGGTTCCCGACGAACACGGTCATCGCCTCTCAGTCCGGTTGTCCGGCTGTCTCGGTTCCCGGGGGGCTCACCGACGACGGCGTTCCGGTCGGCCTCGAGCTGATGGGCGTCCCCTATGACGACCACGCTTTGGTTGCGCTTGCCAGTGCCTACGACCAGGTCGCGGACACCCGCGAGCCGCCGGCAACTGTCCTGTCCGACGACTGA
- a CDS encoding ABC transporter ATP-binding protein, whose product MLTCTNLTVGYGSTPILRDVDLHVEEGEVVGVIGKNGVGKTTLMKAIVGLLDPDTGSVEYDGTDITDWPTDERAKAGIGYIPQSRDVFPDLTVRQNLLVGETVNEDVDELLYDIVYEYFPILEERADQAAGSMSGGEQQMLAIGRALVGNPDLLLLDEPSEGIQPSIVQQIQRDIPEISDELGMTVLFVEQNLGVIQSMSERCYAIERGTIVDELGSGDLTDDTLAQFLAV is encoded by the coding sequence ATGCTTACGTGTACCAACCTCACCGTCGGGTACGGTTCCACCCCGATTCTCCGGGATGTCGACCTACACGTCGAAGAGGGCGAGGTCGTCGGCGTCATCGGAAAAAACGGCGTCGGGAAGACGACGCTGATGAAAGCTATTGTCGGGCTGCTCGACCCCGATACCGGCTCCGTCGAGTACGACGGAACCGACATCACGGACTGGCCGACAGACGAACGCGCCAAAGCCGGCATCGGCTACATCCCGCAGAGCCGGGACGTCTTCCCAGATCTGACCGTCAGACAGAACCTCCTCGTCGGCGAGACAGTCAACGAGGACGTCGACGAACTGCTCTACGATATCGTCTACGAGTACTTCCCGATCCTCGAAGAGCGCGCAGACCAGGCGGCCGGTTCGATGAGTGGCGGCGAACAGCAGATGCTCGCTATCGGGCGCGCACTGGTCGGTAACCCGGACCTCTTGCTGCTCGACGAGCCCAGCGAGGGAATCCAGCCGTCGATTGTTCAGCAGATACAGCGTGACATTCCCGAAATCAGTGACGAGCTCGGAATGACCGTCCTGTTCGTCGAACAGAACCTGGGTGTCATTCAGTCGATGTCCGAACGATGCTACGCGATCGAACGGGGGACCATCGTCGACGAACTCGGTTCCGGTGACTTGACCGACGACACGCTCGCCCAGTTCCTGGCGGTCTAA
- a CDS encoding ABC transporter permease subunit, with amino-acid sequence MSDSSLLSRFEGPNTIGNSRGFWIGFAVALAGALVYPLLVGGYQAGNTALFLLYGILALSLSVVWGYTGVLSFGQVVFFGFAGYTFGIVSLNLGSTLGITVAIPVAIAVATVVAFVLGYFMFYGRVTGVFVAIITLVTTVVMQTFMAQTAGAEWAIGAVKLGGFNGMPGIPNIALGVEGASVSFSGVLFYWLVLALLVLTYLGSRALVNGRFGYAMVGVREDEDRIEMLGYDVRRVKLTVFTLGGAMSGLSGVLYASWGNYIDPSVFTLTFATLPVIWVTVGGRESLLGAVIATVSLEWFRQQLSITGSEFALVVVGLLLLFIVLVLPDGIIPYVHKKGTAAYRQYTGTDDERTRDAPQEEIAE; translated from the coding sequence ATGAGCGACAGCAGCCTGCTCAGCCGATTCGAGGGGCCCAACACGATCGGAAACTCACGGGGATTCTGGATCGGGTTCGCGGTCGCGCTAGCCGGCGCGCTCGTCTATCCGCTGTTGGTCGGTGGTTATCAGGCCGGTAACACAGCCCTGTTCCTGTTGTACGGTATCCTCGCGTTATCGCTGTCAGTGGTGTGGGGCTACACCGGTGTGTTGAGCTTCGGCCAGGTCGTGTTCTTCGGGTTCGCTGGCTACACGTTCGGCATCGTGAGCCTGAACCTCGGTAGCACGCTGGGTATCACTGTCGCAATCCCGGTGGCGATTGCCGTCGCCACGGTAGTCGCGTTCGTCCTCGGCTATTTCATGTTCTACGGTCGTGTCACCGGGGTCTTCGTGGCTATCATTACCCTCGTCACGACAGTCGTCATGCAGACGTTCATGGCCCAGACGGCCGGCGCCGAGTGGGCGATCGGCGCTGTCAAACTCGGCGGATTCAACGGGATGCCTGGAATCCCCAATATCGCTCTGGGTGTCGAAGGCGCGTCAGTGTCGTTCAGCGGTGTGCTGTTCTACTGGCTCGTGCTCGCCCTGCTCGTGCTCACCTACCTGGGATCGCGTGCGCTCGTGAACGGACGGTTCGGCTACGCGATGGTCGGCGTCCGAGAGGACGAAGACCGCATCGAGATGCTCGGGTACGACGTCCGGCGCGTCAAACTCACCGTGTTCACTCTCGGAGGGGCGATGTCGGGGCTCTCGGGCGTGCTTTACGCCTCGTGGGGGAACTACATCGACCCGTCGGTGTTCACGCTGACGTTCGCGACGCTACCCGTGATTTGGGTGACTGTCGGCGGCCGAGAGTCGCTGCTGGGGGCGGTCATCGCGACCGTCTCTCTTGAGTGGTTCCGTCAGCAGCTCTCTATCACCGGCAGCGAGTTCGCTCTCGTCGTCGTCGGCTTGCTGTTGCTCTTCATCGTACTCGTCCTTCCGGACGGCATCATCCCGTACGTCCACAAGAAAGGCACCGCGGCCTACCGGCAGTACACTGGCACCGACGACGAACGGACGCGCGACGCTCCACAGGAGGAAATAGCAGAATGA